A single Venturia canescens isolate UGA chromosome 1, ASM1945775v1, whole genome shotgun sequence DNA region contains:
- the LOC122407378 gene encoding uncharacterized protein, with translation MLKLAIIAAILACTEAYYNHGAQPYYSNYGHAVNPAPIAAAPVIPVNPHHAGNVYNHGYGNFGGLSSHGKIIEATYPGAVHKSAGYAVANPTGYHGSDYVHGPSNAFVHQSTAISGQHAAIPYNHPAPVPIAPSLSYNHATVGNYAHSRYAVTEGPNYVHSRYSISNSPALSYGHARYSVGLADSGIQKIGYNPGLAHMGYPNHVAQNYAW, from the exons ATGTTAAAG CTCGCAATAATCGCGGCCATTTTGGCTTGTACCGAAGCGTACTACAATCACGGAGCTCAGCCTTACTACAGCAATTATGGGCACGCGGTTAATCCTGCGCCGATTGCCGCAGCTCCGGTGATACCGGTTAATCCTCATCATGCTGGGAACGTATACAATCACGGTTATGGAAATTTCGGTGGATTGTCTTCCCAcggaaaaatcatcgaagcgACTTACCCCGGGGCCGTTCACAAATCTGCTGGTTACGCAGTAGCTAATCCAACGGGCTATCATGGTTCTGATTATGTTCATGGACCCTCGAATGCTTTCGTGCATCAATCGACCGCGATTTCTGGACAGCACGCAGCAATCCCCTACAATCATCCTGCACCCGTTCCCATCGCACCTTCGCTCTCTTACAATCACGCGACCGTTGGAAATTACGCACATTCTCGTTACGCCGTTACCGAGGGACCTAATTACGTTCATTCCCGATACTCGATAAGCAACTCGCCAGCGTTGTCATATGGACACGCTCGTTATTCCGTCGGCTTAGCTGACAGCGGCATCCAAAAAATTGGATACAACCCCGGCCTCGCGCACATGGGTTACCCCAATCATGTGGCTCAAAATTATGCATGGTAG